DNA sequence from the Cyanobium sp. WAJ14-Wanaka genome:
TGAACGAGGAGGCCACGGTGGTGCGCAAAAAGCGCGACGCCAGCATCAACATGGCCATGGACCTGGTCAAAGAGGGCCTGGCCACGGCCGTTTATTCCGCCGGCAACTCCGGGGCAGTGATGGCCTCGGCCATTTTTCGGCTCGGTCGCCTCAAGGGCATCGACAGGCCCGCGATCGGGGCCCTCTTCCCCACCAAAAACCCCGAACTACAGGTGCTGGTGCTGGATGTGGGCGCCAACATGGACTGCAAGCCGGGATACCTGCACCAGTGGGCCCTGCTGGGCAACATCTACAGCCGCGATGTGCTGCAGGTGCCCAAGCCCCGCATCGGCCTGGTCAACATCGGTGAAGAGGAGTGCAAGGGCAATGAGCTCTGTCTCAAGACCTACCCGCTCTTAGCGGCGGAAGAGCGCTTTGTCTTTGCTGGCAACTGCGAGGGCCGCGACATCCTCTCGGGCGATTTCGAGGTGGTGGTTTGCGATGGTTTCACCGGCAACGTGCTGCTGAAATTCCTGGAATCCGTGGGCAGTGTGCTGCTCGATGTGATCAAGGAGGAGCTGCCCCGGGGCCGGCGCGGCAAGGTGGGTTCGGCCTTCCTGATCAACAACCTGCGGCGGATCAAAAAACGTCTCGACCATGCTGAGCACGGCGGCGCCCTACTGCTGGGGGTAAACGGCGTTTGCGTGATTGGCCATGGCAGCAGCAAGGCCCTATCCGTATTGAGCGCCCTGCGCCTGGCCCATTCCGCCGCCAACCATGGGGTAATGGCCAACCTCTATGCCCTCAGCGCCAGCGCGCCTGTGGTTGACTGACCTAATCTGTGGGCAGATCCTGTGTCGCTCGGCGGCATTGCTAAATCCGCCTACCCGGGCCCCGTTGCAACTACGGGCCTGGGCATGGCCCTGGTGGGTAGTGGCAGCGCCGTACCGGCCGCCAGCATCAGCAACACCCAGCTCAGCAGCCGGGTAGACACCAACGACGACTGGATCCGCAGCCGCACGGGCATCGCGGCGCGCCGGGTGGCGGGCCCCTCCGAATCCCTGACCGTGCTGGCCACGCGGGCGGCCCAGGCGGCCCTTGACCACGCCGGCTGGACAGCTGAGGATCTCGATCTGATCCTGCTGGCCACCTCCAGCCCCGACGACCTCTTCGGCACCGCCCCGCGGGTGCAGGGGGCCCTGGGGGCCAAAAATGCCGTGGCCTTTGACCTCACCGCCGCCTGCAGTGGCTTTCTGTTTTCCCTGATCACCGCCAGCCAATACCTGGCCAGTGGGGCGATGCGGCGCGCCCTGGTGATCGGCGCCGACCAACTCAGCCGCTGGGTCGACTGGGACGACCGCAGCACCTGTGTGCTGTTTGGCGATGGGGCAGCGGCGGTGGCCGTGGAGGCCTGCCCAAGCTCTGAAAACGGGCTACTTGGCTTTCGGATGCGCTCCGACGGCAGTCGCAACGGCTGCCTAACCCTGGCCCAAATCCCCAGCCACGAACCGCTAATAGAAGGCCTCAGTGCCCAGAAGGGCGGCTTTGCGCCGATCCAAATGAATGGCCAGGAGGTCTACAAGTTCGCGGTGCGGGAAGTGCCAGCAATCCTGGCGGAACTACTTGAGGCCACCGGCACCAGCGCTGACCAGTTGCAATGGCTGTTGTTGCACCAGGCCAACCAACGCATCCTCGATGCGGTGGCGGATCGTTTTTCGATGCCCCACGAACAGGTGCTCAGCAACCTCAGCCATTACGGCAACACCTCCGCCGCCACCATTCCGTTGATGCTCGATGAGGCCGTCAAGGATGGGCGGGTGCAGAGCGGCCATCTGTTGGCCAGCAGCGGCTTCGGCGCGGGCTTGAGCTGGGGGGCGGCCCTGCTGCGCTGGTCCGGGCCCCAGGGCTAAAGGCGGCCGAGCCCTAATCTCCTGCCGACTGCATAAGAGGCCGGCTGCATGGGCATTGCCTGGGTTTTTCCTGGTCAGGGATCACAAAAGGTCGGCATGGCCGGGGGCCTGCTGGAGCTGCCAGGGGCGCGGCAAGCCTTTGACCAGGCCTCGGCGCTAGTGGGTCGTGATCTGCTGGCGATCTGCCAAGGGGAAGCCGGCGATGCCGATGCAAGCGGCCTAGGCCCTAGCGATCTCAACGACACCCGCAACACCCAGCCGGCGCTGTTCGTAATCGAAAGCCTGCTGGCAGGCCAACTGTGGGCCCAAGGCCGCCGCCCCTCCCTGGTGGCAGGCCACAGCCTCGGTGAATTGGTGGCCCTGCACGTGGCCGGGGTCTTCGACTTCAGCACTGGCCTGGAGCTGATGAAAATTCGCAGTGAGCTGATGGCCGCCGCCGGTGGCGGGGCCATGACCGCCGTGATGGGCTTCGAGCGCGAGGAATTGGATGCCCTTGTGGTCGCCACCGATGGCGTGGTGATCGCCAACGACAACAGCAGTGCCCAGGTGGTGCTCTCTGGCCATCCCGAGGCCGTGGCAGCCGTAAGCAGCCAACTCACCTGCAAACGAGCCATCCCGCTGGCGGTCAGCGGTGCCTTCCACTCCCCCTTGATGGATGAAGCAGCCCGGGCCTTTGCCGAAAAGCTCGAGACGGTGACCTTTGCCAATGCCCAGATTCCCGTGCTGAGCAACACCGATCCCCACCCTGAAACCAATGGGGACTCCCTTAAGGCCCGGCTGATCAACCAGATGACCACCGGGGTCCGCTGGCGAGAAATTATGGATCGTTTCAGTGCCGAGGGCGTCGAAACCAGCGTGGAAATTGGTCCCGGCAATGTGTTGAGCGGTTTAATCAAGCGCAGTTGCCCAGGCGTCACCACGGCCCAAATTGCCAACGCTGCGGATTTGGGGCTGTGAACCGACCGGTAGCGGCCGTGAAGCGGGTGCTGCGGCGGCGCAAACCAGCGGAGCCCCCTGGCCTGCTCAGCAACCCCAAACCGAGCCTCACCTATCGGCTAATCAGCTACCTGCTGGTTTTTCCGGTCTACCGGCTGCTGTTTCGCGGCCGCACCTTGGGAAACGCCCAGGTGCCCA
Encoded proteins:
- the plsX gene encoding phosphate acyltransferase PlsX; the protein is MPLKEPDYAGSSPKRAKPSRAIRRLVIWYRRNAAVTTLVDTATSAASSAASSAANTAGSVAGAAVYGAGAVLQPLVFDPLRRLQRGIGSAEDGSINDADRLWVAVDGMGGDYAPGPILEGCLRAVELLPLKVRFVAEEGPLRQAVQAMDLQEQLDQALERGLIQLVASGPSVGMNEEATVVRKKRDASINMAMDLVKEGLATAVYSAGNSGAVMASAIFRLGRLKGIDRPAIGALFPTKNPELQVLVLDVGANMDCKPGYLHQWALLGNIYSRDVLQVPKPRIGLVNIGEEECKGNELCLKTYPLLAAEERFVFAGNCEGRDILSGDFEVVVCDGFTGNVLLKFLESVGSVLLDVIKEELPRGRRGKVGSAFLINNLRRIKKRLDHAEHGGALLLGVNGVCVIGHGSSKALSVLSALRLAHSAANHGVMANLYALSASAPVVD
- a CDS encoding beta-ketoacyl-ACP synthase III; the encoded protein is MALVGSGSAVPAASISNTQLSSRVDTNDDWIRSRTGIAARRVAGPSESLTVLATRAAQAALDHAGWTAEDLDLILLATSSPDDLFGTAPRVQGALGAKNAVAFDLTAACSGFLFSLITASQYLASGAMRRALVIGADQLSRWVDWDDRSTCVLFGDGAAAVAVEACPSSENGLLGFRMRSDGSRNGCLTLAQIPSHEPLIEGLSAQKGGFAPIQMNGQEVYKFAVREVPAILAELLEATGTSADQLQWLLLHQANQRILDAVADRFSMPHEQVLSNLSHYGNTSAATIPLMLDEAVKDGRVQSGHLLASSGFGAGLSWGAALLRWSGPQG
- the fabD gene encoding ACP S-malonyltransferase is translated as MGIAWVFPGQGSQKVGMAGGLLELPGARQAFDQASALVGRDLLAICQGEAGDADASGLGPSDLNDTRNTQPALFVIESLLAGQLWAQGRRPSLVAGHSLGELVALHVAGVFDFSTGLELMKIRSELMAAAGGGAMTAVMGFEREELDALVVATDGVVIANDNSSAQVVLSGHPEAVAAVSSQLTCKRAIPLAVSGAFHSPLMDEAARAFAEKLETVTFANAQIPVLSNTDPHPETNGDSLKARLINQMTTGVRWREIMDRFSAEGVETSVEIGPGNVLSGLIKRSCPGVTTAQIANAADLGL